One region of Bactrocera neohumeralis isolate Rockhampton chromosome 5, APGP_CSIRO_Bneo_wtdbg2-racon-allhic-juicebox.fasta_v2, whole genome shotgun sequence genomic DNA includes:
- the LOC126758367 gene encoding uncharacterized protein DDB_G0283697-like, with the protein MATKLLTLLVSTFLLLTLISSNINVIAEETEADAVDDLNSANLNDKANGVLHDPVGEEESDEDSDEADDENDSEEIEKENKDKKETRKESSTSKSEADGEELKEAVAKENVDNSQDKKGKNGGNRKRKRNNLRNRRRKQAIAEANLQELPLLENVKEEKEAIIEAEPTTESIQDPATSTETVTEELKDIKRESEGNKSQKRRGSTTKKPSARKPKAKSAKRSTKKFKVTGIPFPKNNKGKAANGKKRQRQKQKGRGRRRPKFGKSL; encoded by the exons ATGGCAACGAAATTATTAACTTTACTCGTTTCCACTTTTCTATTGCTGACTTTGATCAGCAGCAACATCAACGTGATTGCAGAAGAGACAGAAGCTGATGCCGTTGACGATTTGAACTCAGCAAATTTGAATGATAAAGCTAATGGAGTTCTTCATGATCCTGTTGGTGAGGAAGAAAGTGATGAAGACAGCGATGAAGCAGACGACGAAAATGATAGCGAAGAGATCGAAAAggaaaataaagataaaaaagaaACCCGCAAAGAGTCGAGTACAAGCAAAAGTGAAGCAGATGGCGAAGAATTGAAGGAAGCTGTAGCTAAAGAAA atgTCGATAACTCTCAAGATAAGAAAGGTAAAAATGGCGGCAATCGCAAAAGAAAACGTAATAACTTGAGAAATCGTAGAAGAAAACAAGCAATTGCCGAAGCTAATCTCCAAGAGCTTCCTCTGTTGGAAAATGTGAAAGAGGAAAAAGAAGCGATCATTGAAGCAGAACCAACAACAGAAAGTATCCAAGATCCAGCGACCAGTACCGAAACTGTGACGGAAGAATTGAAAGACATTAAACGAGAGTCTGAAGGAAATAAAAGCCAGAAAAGGCGTGGATCGACTACTAAGAAACCGAGTGCCAGGAAACCTAAAGCAAAATCTGCAAAACGCAGTACTAAAAAATTCAAGGTCACTGGAATACCGTTTCCGAAAAATAACAAAGGTAAAGCGGCAAATGGTAAAAAGAGGCAAAGGCAGAAGCAGAAGGGACGAGGTAGACGAAGACCGAAGTTCGGAAAGAGCCTCTAA
- the LOC126758368 gene encoding DNA ligase 1-like — translation MATKLLTLIVSTLLLLTLISSNINVIAAETAAGAVKVEKENKNQTEAVIESSTRASDANDKESGKDIVKEENANKNQTEAVTASSASKNVTVVENESKNQTKTVNETSTRASDADDKESEEDVDKEAIGKVSIQKPSLPENAEVTLQEVSLPENAPEEEETIGAEPAAENIEDFQTPPETEAQIENKQDSEENRIQENRKPATRKPTTRKPTASPTSKQPAKPPRRINVKAKVRGKPVPVIYKNKGAKSKKKQRQKQKQKQRPKQKQKQTQTQKQKGQGRKKPKSKKKRRKS, via the exons atggcaacgaaattattaactttaatcGTTTCCACTTTACTGTTGCTGACTTTGATCAGCAGCAACATCAACGTGATTGCAGCAGAGACTGCAGCTGGTGCCGTAAAAGtagaaaaggaaaataaaaatcaaacagaAGCCGTTATAGAATCAAGTACAAGAGCAAGTGATGCTAATGACAAAGAATCGGGAAAAGATATAGTTAAAGAAG aaaatgcaaacaaaaaccaaacagaaGCCGTTACAGCGTCGAGTGCAAGTAAAAATGTTACAGTGGtagaaaatgaaagtaaaaatcaaacaaaaaccgTTAATGAGACGAGTACAAGGGCAAGTGATGCAGATGACAAAGAATCGGAGGAAGATGTAGATAAAGAAG CAATTGGCAAAGTCAGTATCCAAAAACCTTCTCTGCCGGAAAACGCGGAAGTCACTCTCCAAGAAGTTTCTCTGCCGGAAAATGCGCCAGAGGAAGAAGAGACGATTGGAGCTGAACCAGCTGCTGAGAATATCGAAGATTTTCAGACCCCACCCGAAACTGAGgcacaaatagaaaataaacagGATTCTGAAGAAAATAGAATCCAGGAAAATCGTAAACCGGCTACTAGGAAACCGACTACCAGGAAGCCGACAGCATCACCAACGTCCAAGCAGCCAGCAAAACCTCCAAGACGCATTAATGTAAAAGCAAAGGTCCGTGGAAAACCGGTTCCagtaatatacaaaaataaagggGCGAAGAGTAAAAAGAAGCAGAGgcagaaacagaaacagaagCAGAGGCCGAAGCAGAAGCAGAAGCAGACGCAGACGCAGAAGCAGAAGGGACAAGGTAGAAAAAAACCGAAGTCCAAAAAGAAGCGCAGGAAATCATAA